Proteins from a single region of Streptomyces sp. HUAS 15-9:
- the fxsT gene encoding FxSxx-COOH system tetratricopeptide repeat protein, with protein MSYEAALEALSGLAAPDTVGRCAVLLVVDDHVTMRVWDAEVGQLKRGLGDLAHLGPVTSTELLCSDDTEPDRIRLADLPPAKADHRVVLVLTDGLAAGWRSGAVLPLLRELGGMGPLAVLQLPPQRLWFRTGLDVHRMRLRAEAPWTPNTRLRWEMRTSPLEPVDDGDPAGVVPVPVLELAERSLAGWVDLVTGRRPGWLEMSGVRAREWKRRVDAARAVPWIDDVPDPASAVPPWERVSEFRAAASPTAFALATRLAAAPLTPSAMRAVTGSVPGAGPAHLSELLMSGLVRPAGGDADRAAGVAFAFGPNIRQELLALSRRRDTVRVLHEVRSLLAAAQGSGEPAVMEGTDAAEPDATDTGQPFDTAPVPPVTLSNVSVLRVELAALSALSGRFLTRAGRLARALDEYDRQHTVSLRKGGTVRRPVRPEGPGRSGPAGSRAPEQSASAPGGSGTTSEGATAMTTTQQQPTVEGGHSTPRVWGNIPPRNPNFTGRVDLLERLGERLREGTTTVLPEAIHGMGGVGKTQLAIEYAYRHQSEYDVVWWIPAERPGQIGQALVELAQRLGLVSSAEANIAGPAVREALREGRPYSRWLLIFDNADSPERVREYFPTGGSGTILVTSRNRRWSVVGPSLEVDVFTRDESKQLLRRSRAYGEELTDHDADRLAEALGDLPLALEQAAAWRAETGMPVSEYLRLFEHKRSELLEVSPPADYQLPVAAAWNVSLDHLETRSRTALRLLQLCSYFAPDPISRSIFSGLGASQIDPELDRALNDPMRLARAIREINRYSLARIDHRTNSIEMHRLVQAVLIHRMTPEEQQRMRNGAHTLLAAADPKGPNQPGNWLRYAELYGHVIASTAVESDQPWVRELVMNVAKYLWYWGDHPVAIEFSEQAWETWQRLFGQEDQQTLLMGWWLGFLYLMVGRHDEAAQVVSVLKDVYTRTARADQEDTREDALVALNLEAAVRRHQGDFNAGAEVDETAYQRALRAFGEDDPTTLVTSHNLGVSLRLVGEFRRALEIDRRTHEMKVRLFGRDHQQSLVTEASVAVDVRETGDYVGARSLQQAVVEGYRTTFGPENPTTLRCVRQLSEACRKEGDQVNALQLARETFDQFTLRYGYTHPESLTSALALSVALRHNGDLEGALERGVKAAEGFRAVFRPDHPHVMAADVDLAVTLRLLGRVAEARELDEAALASLTGRLGESHPIVLACAINLASDRSALEQVAEARELGERTVALCRTRLGEDHPTTLVGSANLSLDLIALGEEAEAEALRADTLARMERVLDEPRLRSAESAPHPATVQARARRRLDCDIDPMPM; from the coding sequence GTGTCTTACGAGGCTGCGCTCGAGGCCCTGAGCGGGCTCGCCGCACCGGACACCGTCGGGCGTTGTGCCGTGCTGCTGGTCGTGGACGACCACGTCACCATGCGGGTGTGGGACGCCGAGGTCGGCCAACTCAAGCGTGGACTGGGCGACTTGGCTCATCTGGGACCGGTGACGAGCACCGAATTGCTGTGCTCCGACGACACCGAACCGGACCGGATCCGATTGGCCGATCTGCCTCCCGCCAAGGCCGATCACCGGGTGGTGCTGGTGCTGACCGACGGCCTCGCCGCGGGCTGGCGGTCGGGCGCGGTGCTTCCGCTGCTGCGCGAACTCGGCGGGATGGGTCCGCTGGCCGTGCTGCAACTGCCGCCTCAGCGGCTGTGGTTCCGTACCGGGCTGGACGTCCACCGGATGCGGTTGCGTGCCGAAGCGCCGTGGACGCCGAACACCAGGCTGCGCTGGGAGATGCGCACCTCGCCGCTGGAGCCCGTCGACGACGGCGACCCGGCAGGCGTGGTGCCGGTCCCCGTCCTGGAGCTGGCCGAGCGGTCGCTGGCCGGCTGGGTCGATCTGGTGACCGGCCGCAGGCCCGGCTGGCTGGAGATGTCGGGCGTTCGCGCGCGCGAGTGGAAGCGGCGGGTGGACGCGGCACGGGCCGTGCCGTGGATCGACGATGTGCCCGACCCCGCGAGCGCCGTGCCCCCGTGGGAGCGCGTCTCGGAGTTCCGGGCGGCTGCCTCGCCCACCGCGTTCGCGCTCGCCACCCGGCTGGCGGCGGCTCCGCTGACACCGTCGGCGATGCGGGCCGTCACCGGGTCGGTGCCCGGCGCCGGACCGGCCCACCTCAGCGAGCTGCTGATGAGCGGCCTGGTGCGGCCCGCGGGCGGGGACGCCGACCGGGCGGCCGGTGTCGCCTTCGCGTTCGGGCCCAACATCCGCCAGGAGTTATTGGCCCTGTCCCGGCGCCGCGACACCGTGCGGGTGCTGCACGAAGTGCGGTCCCTGCTCGCGGCGGCACAGGGGAGCGGCGAACCTGCCGTCATGGAGGGCACCGACGCTGCCGAGCCCGACGCGACCGACACCGGCCAGCCGTTCGACACCGCCCCCGTGCCGCCCGTCACCCTGAGCAATGTCTCCGTCCTGCGGGTCGAACTCGCGGCGCTGTCCGCCCTTTCCGGGCGGTTCCTCACCCGCGCCGGGCGACTTGCACGGGCGCTCGACGAGTACGACCGCCAGCACACCGTCAGCCTGCGCAAGGGCGGCACGGTCCGCAGGCCCGTCCGGCCGGAGGGGCCGGGGCGTTCCGGGCCCGCCGGCTCACGGGCCCCCGAGCAGTCCGCGTCAGCACCCGGGGGGTCCGGGACCACTTCAGAAGGAGCCACGGCCATGACCACCACGCAGCAGCAGCCGACGGTGGAAGGCGGGCACTCCACGCCGCGGGTCTGGGGCAACATCCCGCCGCGCAACCCGAACTTCACCGGCCGCGTGGATCTTCTCGAACGTCTGGGCGAACGGCTGCGCGAGGGCACGACCACCGTACTGCCCGAGGCGATCCACGGCATGGGTGGTGTGGGCAAGACCCAGCTGGCCATCGAATACGCCTACCGGCACCAGTCCGAGTACGACGTCGTCTGGTGGATCCCCGCCGAGCGCCCCGGACAGATCGGGCAGGCCCTGGTGGAACTCGCCCAGCGCCTCGGGCTCGTCAGCAGCGCGGAGGCCAACATCGCCGGACCCGCGGTGCGCGAGGCGCTGCGCGAGGGGCGGCCGTACTCCCGCTGGCTGCTGATCTTCGACAACGCGGACAGCCCGGAGCGGGTGCGCGAGTACTTCCCGACGGGTGGCAGCGGCACCATCCTGGTCACCTCCCGCAACCGCCGCTGGAGCGTGGTCGGCCCCTCCCTCGAGGTCGACGTCTTCACCCGGGACGAGAGCAAGCAGCTGCTGCGCCGGTCCAGGGCCTATGGCGAGGAACTCACCGATCACGACGCCGACCGTCTCGCCGAGGCCCTCGGCGACCTTCCGCTGGCCCTGGAACAGGCGGCGGCCTGGCGGGCGGAGACCGGGATGCCGGTCTCGGAGTACCTGCGGCTGTTCGAGCACAAGCGCAGCGAACTCCTGGAGGTCTCCCCGCCCGCGGACTACCAGCTGCCGGTCGCGGCGGCCTGGAACGTCTCCCTCGACCACCTGGAGACCCGCAGCCGCACCGCGCTGCGCCTGCTCCAACTGTGCTCCTACTTCGCGCCGGATCCGATTTCACGTTCGATCTTCTCGGGGCTGGGAGCGTCCCAGATCGATCCCGAGCTGGACCGGGCCCTCAACGACCCGATGCGACTGGCCCGTGCCATACGGGAGATCAACCGCTACTCACTCGCCCGTATCGACCACCGGACCAACTCGATCGAGATGCACCGCCTCGTCCAGGCGGTTCTGATCCACCGGATGACCCCCGAGGAACAGCAGCGCATGCGCAATGGGGCTCACACACTGCTCGCGGCAGCCGACCCGAAAGGACCCAACCAGCCGGGCAACTGGCTTCGCTACGCGGAGCTGTACGGCCATGTCATCGCGTCCACCGCCGTCGAGTCCGACCAGCCGTGGGTGCGCGAACTGGTGATGAACGTCGCCAAGTACCTGTGGTACTGGGGTGACCACCCCGTTGCCATCGAGTTCTCGGAGCAGGCCTGGGAGACCTGGCAGCGGCTGTTCGGGCAGGAGGACCAGCAGACCCTGCTGATGGGCTGGTGGCTGGGCTTCCTGTATCTGATGGTGGGGCGCCACGACGAGGCCGCGCAGGTCGTGTCCGTCCTCAAGGACGTCTATACCCGTACCGCTCGGGCCGACCAGGAGGACACCCGCGAGGACGCGCTGGTGGCCCTGAACCTCGAAGCGGCGGTACGACGCCACCAGGGCGACTTCAACGCCGGTGCCGAAGTGGACGAGACGGCCTATCAGCGGGCCCTGCGCGCCTTCGGCGAGGACGATCCCACCACGCTGGTCACCTCCCACAACCTGGGGGTCAGCCTGCGGTTGGTCGGCGAGTTCCGGCGTGCCCTGGAAATCGACCGGAGGACCCACGAGATGAAGGTGCGGCTGTTCGGCCGTGACCATCAGCAGTCCCTGGTGACCGAGGCGAGTGTCGCCGTCGATGTGCGCGAGACGGGCGACTACGTCGGCGCGCGCTCCCTCCAGCAGGCCGTCGTCGAGGGCTACCGGACGACTTTCGGGCCCGAGAACCCCACCACGCTGCGGTGCGTGCGCCAGCTCAGCGAGGCCTGCCGGAAAGAGGGCGACCAGGTCAACGCGCTGCAGCTGGCCCGCGAGACATTCGATCAGTTCACCCTCCGCTACGGCTACACGCACCCGGAGTCCCTGACGTCCGCGCTCGCCCTGTCGGTGGCGCTGCGTCACAACGGTGACCTGGAGGGCGCACTGGAGCGCGGGGTGAAGGCCGCGGAAGGCTTCCGTGCCGTCTTCCGGCCGGACCACCCCCATGTGATGGCCGCGGATGTCGACCTCGCGGTGACGCTGCGGCTGCTGGGCCGGGTGGCGGAAGCCAGAGAGCTGGACGAGGCGGCGCTGGCCTCACTGACGGGGCGCCTCGGGGAGAGCCACCCGATCGTGCTGGCCTGCGCCATCAACCTGGCGAGCGACCGGAGCGCACTGGAGCAGGTGGCCGAGGCCCGGGAACTGGGGGAGCGGACGGTGGCGCTGTGCCGGACCCGGCTGGGCGAGGACCACCCGACCACGCTGGTGGGCTCGGCCAATCTCTCCCTCGACCTCATCGCGCTCGGGGAGGAGGCCGAGGCCGAGGCGCTGCGCGCGGACACCCTGGCGCGGATGGAACGGGTCCTGGACGAGCCGCGTCTGCGTTCGGCCGAGTCCGCCCCTCACCCGGCGACCGTACAGGCCCGGGCCAGGCGGCGCCTCGACTGCGACATCGACCCGATGCCGATGTGA